In Flammeovirgaceae bacterium, a single window of DNA contains:
- a CDS encoding DUF2851 family protein, with amino-acid sequence MQESFLHYIWQFQYFDKRGLAISSGEKLEVFFPGTLNDNAGPDFSNAKIKLANMHWAGSVEIHVKSSGWYEHRHDADAAYENVVLHVVWNEDREVRRNDGTPMPTLVLKDRVDEPLIARYRRLVQSPSAIPCEKIFPQVSDLVKHGMLDKALMQRLEGKAAQVAGMFKALNNDWEETAYQLMARNFGFKINTDPFSQLANVVRRKMLLKHSDSLLQIEALLFGQAGFLEYGIKDGYFKELQREHKALSVKYGIGDKGLIKGNWKFLRLRPANFPTIRIAQFAALFFKHKNFFSKLVEVDDVAALFETTTSGYWHTHYRFGHKAPSAVPNLGRNSINNLVINTVAPLLVAYGKAQDDQAMVDKAVGLLQGTPAEKNKITRAWKNLGLTVKDAFDSQALIELNNNYCLKRKCLACNIGIDILKPNNK; translated from the coding sequence ATGCAGGAATCCTTCCTCCATTATATTTGGCAGTTTCAATACTTTGATAAAAGAGGGCTTGCCATTTCCTCGGGCGAAAAATTGGAAGTCTTTTTTCCGGGCACCCTCAATGACAATGCAGGGCCGGATTTTTCCAACGCAAAAATCAAGCTGGCCAATATGCATTGGGCCGGCAGTGTTGAAATCCATGTGAAATCTTCGGGCTGGTATGAGCATCGCCATGATGCCGATGCGGCATACGAAAATGTGGTGCTCCATGTAGTGTGGAACGAAGACCGGGAGGTGCGGAGGAATGATGGGACGCCCATGCCTACCCTGGTACTGAAAGACCGGGTGGACGAACCATTGATAGCCCGCTATAGAAGGCTGGTCCAAAGCCCATCGGCCATCCCCTGCGAAAAAATATTTCCACAAGTAAGTGATTTGGTCAAACACGGCATGTTGGACAAGGCATTGATGCAGCGGTTGGAGGGAAAGGCGGCCCAGGTGGCAGGGATGTTTAAGGCTTTGAACAATGACTGGGAAGAAACCGCCTATCAATTAATGGCCAGGAACTTCGGCTTTAAGATAAACACCGACCCCTTTTCGCAGTTGGCCAATGTTGTGCGGAGGAAAATGTTGCTTAAGCATAGCGATAGCCTGCTGCAAATTGAAGCCTTGCTGTTCGGGCAGGCCGGCTTTTTGGAATATGGGATCAAGGATGGGTATTTCAAGGAATTGCAGCGCGAGCACAAAGCCCTATCGGTCAAGTATGGGATTGGGGACAAAGGGCTCATAAAAGGAAATTGGAAATTCCTGCGGCTTAGGCCCGCCAATTTCCCCACCATCAGGATAGCCCAGTTCGCTGCGTTGTTTTTTAAGCATAAAAATTTTTTTTCAAAACTCGTGGAAGTGGACGATGTGGCCGCCTTGTTTGAAACCACCACCTCCGGCTACTGGCACACCCACTACCGGTTTGGCCACAAGGCGCCCTCGGCCGTCCCCAACCTGGGAAGGAACAGCATCAACAACCTGGTCATCAATACGGTGGCACCGCTTTTGGTGGCCTATGGAAAGGCACAGGACGACCAGGCGATGGTGGACAAGGCAGTCGGGCTGCTACAGGGGACCCCGGCCGAAAAAAACAAAATAACAAGGGCATGGAAAAACTTAGGGCTAACGGTCAAGGATGCGTTTGACTCACAGGCGCTGATAGAGCTCAACAACAATTATTGCCTGAAAAGAAAATGCCTGGCCTGCAATATTGGTATTGACATCCTCAAACCAAACAATAAATGA
- the pyrF gene encoding orotidine-5'-phosphate decarboxylase, with translation MTRQQLFEQIIRKQSYLCVGLDTDIDRVPRHLLKKDDPVFEFNKQIIDATKEFAIAYKPNIAFYEANGAKGWESLQKTVAYFPSGVFSIADAKRGDIGNTSSLYAKAFFEKMEFDAITVAPYMGHDSVTPFLREGKWVILLVHTSNPGSSDFQLIASKGSGKMLFEEVMGKSKQWATADSMMYVVGATRADKLSEIRRLAPGHFFLVPGIGAQGGSLEEVSKHGMNAQCGLLVNSSRAIIYASDKEDFAEAARAEAKKLQEEMKMLLDAYL, from the coding sequence ATGACGCGCCAGCAGCTTTTTGAACAAATCATAAGGAAACAATCTTATTTATGTGTGGGGCTCGATACCGATATCGACCGGGTCCCCAGGCACCTTTTGAAAAAAGACGATCCTGTTTTTGAATTCAACAAGCAAATCATTGATGCCACAAAGGAATTTGCCATCGCTTACAAGCCCAACATTGCTTTTTATGAGGCCAATGGCGCCAAAGGATGGGAGAGCCTTCAGAAAACGGTGGCCTATTTTCCCTCCGGGGTATTTTCCATTGCCGATGCCAAGCGCGGTGACATAGGGAATACCTCCTCCCTTTACGCAAAGGCTTTTTTCGAAAAGATGGAGTTTGATGCCATTACAGTGGCGCCTTACATGGGCCACGATTCAGTCACTCCTTTTTTAAGGGAAGGAAAGTGGGTCATTTTGCTCGTGCACACCTCCAATCCCGGCAGTTCTGACTTCCAGCTCATCGCATCAAAAGGTTCAGGAAAAATGCTTTTTGAAGAAGTAATGGGAAAATCCAAACAATGGGCCACTGCCGACTCCATGATGTACGTGGTGGGCGCCACCCGGGCAGACAAGCTTTCGGAAATACGCAGGCTTGCCCCTGGTCATTTTTTTCTGGTACCGGGCATCGGGGCCCAGGGCGGAAGCCTGGAGGAGGTAAGCAAACATGGGATGAACGCCCAATGTGGCTTGCTGGTGAATTCCTCCAGGGCCATTATTTATGCATCCGACAAGGAGGATTTTGCCGAAGCGGCACGTGCGGAAGCGAAAAAACTGCAGGAAGAAATGAAAATGCTGCTGGATGCCTATCTTTAG
- a CDS encoding S9 family peptidase — MKWNSFALIMLLVLTGTNAIAQTKTPFGRMDVFELEWVADPQISPDGSQVVYVRRGMNIMTDRREGKLWIVNTDGTGNEKLTTSDVGESSPVWSPDGTRIAFISSRGEGAEIFVYWVKSGHTARLTQLNRSPRGLVWSPDGKQIAFSMLVPGNELSLVKPPAKPDGAKWADAPRVTTRFKHEADGSGYIEPGYAHLFVVPAEGGTPRQVTHGDYQHRSAPVWSKDGKQLIFSGNRNEGWEYDFDNSELYAVSLADGKTTALTSRKGPDHSPAVSPDGKTIAYLGFDDRTQTYQVTRLYTMNLDGSGKKEIDTQLDRDINNPVWGTDGKGLYFQYDDKGNTKIGYVTLAGKTTLVASNLGGDDPARPYGGGSFSMSNTGRMAFTHTTPEHPSELAILDKGNNKANLITSLNSDLLDYRQLGKVEEIWYKASVGNYDIQGWIVKPPNFDPGKKYPLIVENHGGPVANYGDRFSPEMQLLAAGGYVVFYPNPRGSTSYGEKFGNELYHNYPGNDYDDVMDGVDAVINKGFIDEQNLFVTGGSAGGIMSAWIIGKNNRFRAAAVVKPVMNWISKTLTADNYYGYANSRFPGQPWENMDTYMKFSPVSLVGNIQCPTLVMVGSEDMRTPISEAKQLYHALKIRKIETALVEMPGSYHYIANRPSQLIAKIDYILAWFDKYKK, encoded by the coding sequence ATGAAATGGAATTCCTTTGCCCTCATAATGCTATTGGTGCTCACCGGCACCAACGCCATTGCCCAAACCAAAACGCCTTTCGGCAGAATGGATGTATTTGAACTCGAATGGGTGGCCGACCCTCAAATATCGCCTGATGGAAGCCAGGTGGTGTACGTAAGGCGCGGCATGAACATCATGACGGACAGAAGGGAGGGGAAACTATGGATCGTCAACACTGATGGGACCGGGAACGAAAAACTTACCACAAGCGATGTAGGCGAAAGCAGCCCTGTGTGGTCGCCTGATGGCACACGGATAGCCTTTATAAGCAGCCGTGGCGAAGGGGCGGAAATATTTGTTTACTGGGTGAAGAGCGGGCATACCGCCCGCCTGACCCAACTCAACCGGTCCCCACGGGGGTTGGTGTGGTCCCCCGATGGAAAGCAAATTGCCTTTTCCATGCTTGTGCCCGGCAATGAATTGTCGTTGGTAAAGCCCCCGGCCAAGCCCGATGGTGCCAAGTGGGCGGATGCGCCACGGGTCACCACCCGGTTTAAGCACGAAGCGGACGGGTCGGGCTACATAGAGCCGGGCTATGCCCACCTGTTCGTTGTTCCTGCGGAGGGTGGCACGCCAAGGCAGGTAACCCACGGGGATTACCAGCACCGCTCTGCACCGGTATGGTCCAAAGATGGCAAGCAATTGATCTTTTCCGGCAACAGGAACGAGGGTTGGGAATATGATTTTGACAATTCGGAACTTTATGCCGTTTCGCTGGCAGACGGAAAAACCACCGCCCTTACCTCACGCAAAGGCCCAGACCATAGCCCCGCTGTATCCCCGGACGGAAAGACCATTGCTTACCTGGGTTTTGACGATCGTACGCAAACGTACCAGGTCACCCGGCTGTACACCATGAACCTGGACGGTTCGGGGAAAAAAGAAATCGATACCCAACTGGACCGCGACATCAACAACCCGGTATGGGGCACCGATGGTAAAGGGTTGTATTTTCAATATGACGACAAAGGCAACACCAAAATAGGTTATGTGACATTGGCGGGAAAAACCACCCTTGTTGCCAGCAACCTGGGAGGTGACGACCCGGCCCGGCCTTATGGCGGGGGTTCGTTTTCCATGTCCAACACTGGCCGGATGGCATTCACGCACACCACGCCCGAGCATCCCAGTGAATTGGCCATCCTGGACAAAGGGAACAACAAAGCAAACCTGATCACCTCCCTCAACAGCGACCTGCTCGACTACAGGCAACTGGGGAAAGTAGAGGAGATATGGTACAAGGCTTCCGTTGGCAACTATGACATCCAGGGGTGGATTGTAAAACCACCCAACTTTGACCCTGGTAAAAAATATCCTTTGATCGTGGAAAACCACGGTGGCCCCGTAGCCAATTATGGCGACCGCTTCTCCCCGGAAATGCAATTGCTGGCAGCCGGGGGATACGTGGTGTTTTACCCTAACCCACGTGGAAGCACCAGCTATGGTGAGAAATTTGGGAACGAATTGTACCACAACTACCCAGGCAACGACTATGATGATGTAATGGATGGTGTGGATGCGGTCATCAATAAAGGTTTCATTGATGAACAAAATTTATTTGTAACCGGTGGCAGTGCGGGTGGCATCATGAGCGCGTGGATCATTGGCAAGAACAACCGTTTTCGTGCTGCTGCAGTAGTAAAGCCAGTGATGAACTGGATTAGCAAAACCCTAACAGCCGACAACTACTATGGTTATGCCAACTCCCGGTTTCCCGGACAGCCATGGGAAAACATGGATACGTACATGAAATTTTCACCCGTTTCGTTGGTAGGAAACATCCAATGCCCTACGTTGGTGATGGTTGGTTCCGAGGATATGCGGACCCCTATTTCGGAAGCCAAGCAATTGTACCATGCCCTTAAGATCAGAAAGATTGAGACCGCACTGGTGGAGATGCCGGGCTCCTACCACTACATTGCCAACAGGCCCAGCCAGTTGATCGCAAAAATTGATTACATATTGGCCTGGTTCGACAAGTATAAAAAATAA